TCGCGAACAGAGCGAGGACCGGCGCCCACGGGCGGGGCGTCAGGACGCGGACGAAGCGGCCGATGCCGGTGAGGAGGACGAGGAGGTTCAGCGGGCCCGCGAGCTTCACGACCTGCCAGCCCGCGAGGCCCGTGGCCTTCGCGAACAGGCCCTGCGCGACGGCGTACGGCGAGTAGTACGCGCTGCCCTCGCCCGGCAGGGCCGCCATCGGGTGCGCGGGATGGAGGAGGTTCTCCTTCAGGCGCTCGACGACCGCCGCGTGCTGGCCGAAGTCGCAGCACATCGGCACCCGCCAGAACGCGAGCGACATCACCAGCCAGAACAGCCCGCCGAGGACGAGGTACGGCGTGGGGCGACGGCGACCGCCGCCGCCGAGCGCCGTCGCGCCGTGGCAGGCACGGCGCGTGAGCAGCGCCCCGCTCACCGCATGAGCCTCTCCGCCACACGGGCCGCGGCCCGCCCGTCGTCCAGGTCGCAGTAGGCCTCGCGGAACGCCGCGTACGCGTCCGCGTGCCGGGACGTGATCGCGTCCAGGTCGCGCAGCGCCTCGACGACCTCGTGGGTGGAGGCGAGCAGCGGGCCCGGGGCGCGCGTCTCGAAGTCGAGGTAGAAGCCGCGCACGGTGTCGCGGTAGTGCTCCAGGTCGTACGCGTGGAACAGCATCGGCCGTCCGGTGTGCGCGAAGTCGAACATCAGCGAGGAGTAGTCGGTCACCAGGACGTCGGCGAGCAGCAGGAGTTCGGCGGCCCGCGGGTGCGCCGACACGTCGCGTACGAAGGGGGCGCGGGCGCCCGGCAGCCGGCCGGACGTCAGTGGGTGCTTGCGCACGAGCAGCACGTGGTCGTCGCCGAGCACGGACTCGGCGGCGCGGAAGTCGAGCGCCGGTTCGTAGCGGAACCGCCCGGGGGAGTACGCGAGGTGGTCCCGGTACGTCGGCGCGTACAGCACGATCCGTTTGTCCGGCGCGATGCCGAGCTCGTCGCGGACCCGCTCGGCGACCTTGTCGCGGTCCTCGGTGAACAGCAGGTCGTTGCGGGGCGAACCGGCCTCCAGGACCTCACCTTCGTAGGCGAGGGCGCGGCCCAGGTGCGGGGTGGAGAACCGGTTCGGCGAGATGAGGACGTCCCACTGGCGGGAGAGTTTCGGCAGGGCGTCCAGGTGGCCGTGGTCGGCGTAGAGGGTGTCGGTCAGGTCGGTGCCGATGCGCTTGAGCGGGGCGCCGTTCCAGGTCTGGACGACGGTCTGGCCCTCGCGGCGCTCGAAGAAGTCGGGGAGGTGGCCCGCGGTCACGATGCGGCGGCAGCGGGCCAGCGCGTCGTACCAGTCGGCGCTGTGCTCCTCGACGCCCTTCGCGCCGGGCGGGACATGCGTCTGCTGGTCGTGCGTGACCCACAGGTGCTCGACGCCGGCGCCGCGCCGCACCAACTCCTCGTGGACGGCGCGCGGGGAGTCCCCGTCGAAGTACAGGACGGTGTCGAGCAGCGGCAGTTGGCGGCGGCTGGGGTAGTGGACGGTGCGGAGCCTGTGCCGCCGGTACGCACCCCGCTCGGACCGTGAGAGGACGGATCCGGCCTCGATGAACAGCCGGTCGCCGAACCGCCGGTCGGCGGTGAACTCCCGGCCCTGGACGGTGTGGTGCAGGGGCAGCGTGGCGGACGCGGACGCGAGCAGCCGCACGGGCACCCCGTCCTCGGCACGAGCGGCCGGGGCCTGTGCGCCGGGAACGCCGGTCCCGCCCGCGCCACCGCCCCCGCTCGTCCCCGCCGTGTCCCGCAGGAACGCGTACCACCGGCCCTCCCGCAGCGCCCCGCCCCCCGGCGCGACCACCGCCCGGAACCGGTCGCCGTTCCGTTCCGTCGGCACGGTCAGCTCCTCGTCGCGGCCGCTGTGCCGCAGCACCAGCTCGGGCTCGTGCCAGCTGGCCGCGGTGACCGTGCCCTCCAGGGTGAGCGTGCCGTCCGCGCCCCATGTGACGCGGTCGGCGACGGGCTGCCGGGTCAGCTCGACGACCAGCCGGCCCTGGTCGTTGGCGGTGGCGCAGAGTTCGCGGCCCGCGCGTGACGCGTACCGCCCCGGGGGCAGGTCGAGCGTGGCGGCCAGGGACTTCAGCGTGCCGTCGGGCAGGACGAGGTTGGCCTGCCAGCGGTCGCCGTGCGGCGGCTCGACCTCCTTGGGCGCGAGGTGCGGGGCGGGCGCCACGTCCTCCAGGGCGGCGAGGCGGACACGGACCTCGAAGCGGTCGCCGGTGTGCCGGACGGGGTGGTCGAGGTCCGTCTTCGTGGCCGCGTGGGTGAGACGCAGGGCGGTCGGCCGCACGCGCCCCGGCAGCGTGCCGGACAGCACCACGTCGTCCCCGTCGAGCCGGTGCGCGTCCACCCGGGCCGCGTACTCCTGGATCCGCAGCACGAGGCGTCCCTTGCTGAACCCGAGGACGAGCCGCAGCCCGTCGTCGAGCTCGCGCACCACCGACTGCGCCGACGCGCCCTCCATGGCCCGCAGCGCGGTCCTGCGCACCGTGCCGTGGCCCGCGACGACCAGGCCGAACAGCCAGTTGCCGGGCTGCCAGCGGCCACCGGTCTTCAACTGCTCGGGGTCGACGGTCATCTCGAAGCCGGACAGGTCGTAGCAGTGCAGGCGCTGGCGGGACTTCTCGGTGGCCTGCGGCGCGGCGATCGTCCGGGTCGGGACGCGACGGAACCTCCCCCGGCTGTGTGCCGCCTTGAGGAGGCCGGCCTTCACGGAGTGCCCGGGCCGGGTCGCCTCCATGTTGCGCACGTACGTGTATCCGGTGATCCGCAGCTTTCCGCCGGCGTCCCACCGGGCCTCGCTCACCCGGGCCACGGTGGGCAGTTCGCCCCGTCCGATGCGGGCGACCTTCTCGGGCAGGGCG
The window above is part of the Streptomyces venezuelae genome. Proteins encoded here:
- a CDS encoding bifunctional glycosyltransferase/CDP-glycerol:glycerophosphate glycerophosphotransferase, producing MQPRLSVVVPIYNVEEFLEECLESIAGQTMDGPGLRGGPEARGGLECILVDDGSTDGSPRIAREFAAKDPRFVYVRQRNAGLSAARNTGVRKASPTAEFLTFVDSDDVVPHDAYGRMIASLDATGSDFASGNVWRLNERGRSQAWQYKWLTEARTSTHISEDLDLLSDRVAWNKVFRRAFWDRHRFTFPEGKLYEDTPVMIPAHFLAGSVDVLSDHVYYWRVREGSITRRRTDVKGVRDRIAACAHVSGFLARHAPEMKKTYDASCLRDDFVYFLEGLPMGGPEYRTAFLTDTAAFLRRADPAVLAELPVDLRVKWQLVREARTAELIELLAFERANGSAFHVRGKVRRSAAYPGVGALPEKVARIGRGELPTVARVSEARWDAGGKLRITGYTYVRNMEATRPGHSVKAGLLKAAHSRGRFRRVPTRTIAAPQATEKSRQRLHCYDLSGFEMTVDPEQLKTGGRWQPGNWLFGLVVAGHGTVRRTALRAMEGASAQSVVRELDDGLRLVLGFSKGRLVLRIQEYAARVDAHRLDGDDVVLSGTLPGRVRPTALRLTHAATKTDLDHPVRHTGDRFEVRVRLAALEDVAPAPHLAPKEVEPPHGDRWQANLVLPDGTLKSLAATLDLPPGRYASRAGRELCATANDQGRLVVELTRQPVADRVTWGADGTLTLEGTVTAASWHEPELVLRHSGRDEELTVPTERNGDRFRAVVAPGGGALREGRWYAFLRDTAGTSGGGGAGGTGVPGAQAPAARAEDGVPVRLLASASATLPLHHTVQGREFTADRRFGDRLFIEAGSVLSRSERGAYRRHRLRTVHYPSRRQLPLLDTVLYFDGDSPRAVHEELVRRGAGVEHLWVTHDQQTHVPPGAKGVEEHSADWYDALARCRRIVTAGHLPDFFERREGQTVVQTWNGAPLKRIGTDLTDTLYADHGHLDALPKLSRQWDVLISPNRFSTPHLGRALAYEGEVLEAGSPRNDLLFTEDRDKVAERVRDELGIAPDKRIVLYAPTYRDHLAYSPGRFRYEPALDFRAAESVLGDDHVLLVRKHPLTSGRLPGARAPFVRDVSAHPRAAELLLLADVLVTDYSSLMFDFAHTGRPMLFHAYDLEHYRDTVRGFYLDFETRAPGPLLASTHEVVEALRDLDAITSRHADAYAAFREAYCDLDDGRAAARVAERLMR